A single genomic interval of Anopheles darlingi chromosome X, idAnoDarlMG_H_01, whole genome shotgun sequence harbors:
- the LOC125952558 gene encoding transmembrane protein fend-like encodes MKPPIVAGLQKQQLLLLLLLLLLLPLLAQPITATGRQEATQRHPLPAVDTTTAAAATTSSTSGTSSTGTITGPINDDAAAAAAINRCREGCQVAQCWNRCPPGLVPVPAACQLHLTVQRLVRNESLVLARIGWSWRPDGGRCDATGRPGRDDQCLVTWEVSGGGLMGNLLTEATSNAELSLWTDTSYRVQVTCRDKHTSSLVRSAAALELNTSTAVTPTARPPRDPQPGWLTEIAEGDDDESLAAAIDASHRLHRRPPPSAVRAGAGAEAGGSSRELLLLAGFVALLLLLLLASSVLVVRWRPGGTTGGDPGALRDVLVENELLVDILHKDSSPLAPNQSVDTEVSSRSSSSSSSSSTAAAAA; translated from the exons atGAAGCCGCCCATTGTCGCAGGactgcagaagcagcagctcctgttgctgctgctgctgttgctgctactgccgttgCTGGCTCAGCCAATCACGGCGACCGGTCGACAGGAGGCGACGCAGCGGCATCCGCTGCCCGCAGtggacacaacaacagcagcagcagcaacaacaagctcAACCTCAGGCACCTCATCAACCGGGACCATCACCGGTCccatcaacgacgacgccgccgccgccgctgccatcaACCGCTGCCGCGAAGGCTGCCAGGTCGCGCAG TGTTGGAACCGCTGTCCTCCAGGTCTGGTACCGGTCCCGGCCGCCTGCCAGCTGCACCTCACCGTCCAGCGGCTGGTACGCAACGAGTCACTGGTGCTGGCCAGGATCGGTTGGAGCTGGCGGCCCGACGGCGGGCGTTGCGATGCCACCGGCCGGCCCGGCCGCGACGACCAGTGTCTGGTGACGTGGGAGGTATCGGGGGGTGGCCTGATGGGCAATCTGCTGACCGAGGCCACCAGCAACGCCGAACTCTCGCTCTGGACCGACACCAGCTATCGCGTGCAGGTCACCTGCCGTGACAAG cacactaGTTCCTTGGTGCGATCGGCAGCGGCCCTCGAGCTCAACACGTCAACAGCGGTGACCCCCACCGCCCGACCGCCCCGTGACCCCCAGCCTGGCTGGCTCACCGAGATCGCCGagggtgacgacgatgagtcaCTGGCGGCCGCGATcgacgcatcgcatcgacTGCACCGCCGTCCACCGCCGTCTGCGGTGAGGGCAGGTGCAGGGGCAGAGGCAGGGGGAAGCTCCCGGGAGCTCCTTCTGCTGGCCGGCTTCgtcgcgctgctgctcctcctgctgctcgcaTCATCGGTACTGGTGGTTCGGTGGCGACCCGGTGGCACTACCGGTGGTGACCCGGGAGCACTGCGGGACGTGCTCGTCGAgaacgagctgctggtggacaTTCTGCAC AAAGATAGTAGCCCGTTGGCGCCGAACCAGTCAGTCGACACAgaagtcagcagcagaagca gctcatcatcgtcatcatcatcaacagcagcagcagcagcataa